From a region of the Streptacidiphilus albus JL83 genome:
- the ribD gene encoding bifunctional diaminohydroxyphosphoribosylaminopyrimidine deaminase/5-amino-6-(5-phosphoribosylamino)uracil reductase RibD, producing MFTQAEHDAMCRAVELAGSRLGLTGANPTVGCVVLDREQRVVGEGLHLRAGEAHAEVAALAQAGRRARGGTAVVTLEPCNHTGRTGPCAEALRAAGVGRVVYAVADPNPAAAGGAATLAAAGVDVAGGLLTAEAGWANRFWLTNATRSRPWVSWKFGSTLDGRIAARDGSSRWITSEAARTDAHRLRSRHDAILVGAGTVRADDPQLGVRHGVDGAAPTRVVVASGTDGLPVGARVLDGSVRTVVVVPAVAGATAAPVLRDAPDTEVLTVDAVDGRVEPEALLSALFDLGIGSVLVEGGPLTAAGLLAAGCVDELVGYIAPALLGAGPAAVGDIGADTIGEALRWEFRECALVGPDLRVSAVPGTAPAPLTAPAPLTAPAPLTAPAPGRWTA from the coding sequence GTGTTCACCCAGGCTGAGCACGACGCCATGTGCCGCGCCGTCGAACTGGCCGGGAGCCGGCTCGGGCTCACCGGCGCCAATCCGACGGTGGGCTGCGTGGTCCTCGACCGCGAGCAGCGGGTCGTCGGTGAGGGGCTCCATCTGCGGGCCGGGGAGGCCCATGCCGAGGTCGCGGCGCTGGCGCAGGCCGGTCGCCGGGCCCGGGGCGGCACGGCGGTGGTCACGCTGGAGCCCTGCAACCACACCGGCCGGACCGGTCCCTGCGCGGAGGCGCTGCGCGCGGCCGGTGTCGGACGCGTGGTCTACGCCGTCGCCGACCCGAACCCCGCGGCGGCGGGGGGCGCCGCCACCCTGGCGGCGGCGGGGGTCGACGTCGCCGGCGGTCTGCTGACGGCGGAGGCGGGCTGGGCCAACCGCTTCTGGCTCACCAATGCCACCAGGTCGCGGCCGTGGGTCAGTTGGAAGTTCGGGTCGACGCTGGACGGCCGGATCGCGGCCCGCGACGGCAGCTCCCGCTGGATCACCTCCGAGGCGGCCCGCACCGACGCGCACCGGCTGCGGTCGCGGCACGACGCCATCCTGGTCGGGGCCGGAACCGTGCGCGCCGACGATCCGCAGCTCGGGGTGCGGCACGGCGTCGACGGGGCCGCGCCCACCAGGGTGGTCGTGGCGTCGGGGACGGACGGCCTCCCTGTCGGCGCCCGGGTCCTGGACGGCAGCGTGCGCACCGTCGTCGTGGTTCCGGCGGTCGCCGGCGCGACGGCCGCCCCGGTCCTCCGGGACGCGCCCGACACCGAGGTGCTGACCGTCGACGCGGTGGACGGCCGGGTGGAGCCGGAGGCGCTGCTGTCGGCCCTGTTCGACCTCGGGATCGGCTCGGTCCTGGTCGAGGGCGGGCCACTGACCGCCGCGGGGCTGCTGGCCGCCGGGTGCGTCGACGAGCTGGTCGGGTACATCGCCCCGGCCCTGCTGGGCGCGGGTCCCGCCGCCGTGGGGGACATCGGGGCCGACACCATCGGCGAGGCGCTCCGCTGGGAGTTCCGGGAGTGCGCCCTGGTCGGTCCCGACCTGAGGGTCTCGGCGGTGCCCGGCACCGCTCCGGCCCCGCTCACCGCTCCGGCCCCGCTCACCGCTCCGGCCCCGCTCACCGCTCCGGCCCCGGGGCGGTGGACGGCATGA
- a CDS encoding LLM class flavin-dependent oxidoreductase, whose product MRTGLLLPLYDAPWQHGLGRLHEVAELGFTGVWTRDVTLTENDGADRAVAGDPVADLAHAMGTGLPFEEFGTAILCAGYRHPLSMARSVVMLQQLSGNRLVLGIGAGSRSNVNALYGLDAEARRRNLLDTVRTLDDMLRHGGRLLPDTVRFEKPPTFQAPPILLASGDPVVLSALAPYLEGLMVPGAGPDRPAGPGPDTPPAVADLPRTMQLSLAISTADRNRPIGVRSLGRVSVVEVGARLVEPLLERYAAHRLDRVVFHLPFDDSTGRQLACLAACVRGLARPVPVGAGAVRQAP is encoded by the coding sequence ATGAGGACCGGCCTTCTGCTGCCCCTCTACGACGCCCCCTGGCAGCACGGCCTGGGCCGGCTGCACGAGGTCGCCGAGCTGGGCTTCACCGGCGTGTGGACCAGGGACGTCACCCTGACCGAGAACGACGGCGCGGACCGTGCCGTCGCCGGCGACCCGGTGGCCGACCTCGCCCACGCCATGGGCACCGGCCTGCCGTTCGAGGAGTTCGGCACGGCCATTCTCTGCGCCGGCTACCGGCACCCGCTGAGCATGGCCAGATCGGTCGTCATGCTCCAGCAGCTCTCCGGCAACCGGCTGGTCCTGGGCATCGGCGCGGGCTCCCGGAGCAATGTCAACGCCCTCTACGGGCTGGACGCCGAAGCCCGTCGACGGAACCTGCTCGACACCGTCCGCACCCTGGACGACATGCTCCGGCACGGGGGCCGGCTGCTGCCGGACACGGTCCGCTTCGAGAAGCCGCCGACCTTCCAGGCCCCGCCGATCCTGCTCGCGAGCGGGGACCCGGTGGTGCTCTCCGCCCTGGCGCCCTACCTGGAGGGCCTGATGGTGCCCGGCGCCGGGCCCGACCGGCCGGCCGGGCCCGGCCCGGACACTCCGCCGGCGGTGGCGGACCTGCCCAGGACCATGCAGCTCAGCCTGGCGATCAGTACCGCGGACCGGAACCGGCCGATCGGTGTCCGCAGCCTCGGCCGGGTGTCGGTGGTGGAGGTCGGCGCACGGCTGGTGGAACCGCTCCTGGAGCGCTATGCCGCCCACCGGCTCGACCGGGTGGTCTTCCATCTGCCGTTCGACGACTCGACCGGCCGTCAGCTCGCCTGTCTGGCAGCCTGTGTCCGCGGTCTGGCGCGGCCGGTCCCGGTCGGGGCGGGCGCGGTCCGGCAGGCGCCGTGA